The following DNA comes from Enterocloster bolteae.
CCTGATGCTGGCGTATGATATTTCCCTGCCCGTCCACCAGAGCCGCCTTCACCCCGGACGTTCCTATGTCCAATCCCATATACATCTGCCAATACCTCCCCTCTTACAGCAAGCACCCTCTAATACTTCCTAAAACTTTTTCTCATTTTTAAATACAGTCAATATCTCTACGGTTTTCTCGTAAATAATTTCCATGGCCTGATTTGCCAGGTGGCAGAAATTAACCGGATTGGTTGCCTCGCTGATCGTCTTTGCAAGATATGGCGCAGGTGCGGTATCAATTGCTGTGAAATAGTTAATTTTTCTTATCCCTGCATCAATGGCTGCCTGAATCTGGTTAAAAGGAGTGCCGGAACCGCCATGCATTCCCAGAGCAACATTTCCCGCCTTTGCCCGGATCTTTTTTACAAGTTCGATATCCAGATTAGGCTCCCCTGCATACATCCCATGTACTGTGCCAAAGGAAACCGTGAGGACATCACAGCCAGACTCCCGGCAGAAAATTTCCGCCTCATCCGGGTTCGTAAAGTAGACGCTCAAATCTGAGAGATCACTGGTTTCCTGGCCGTGTACCTCGCTGGGCATATTATTTGGCATGGCGCCTAATTCAGCTTCGACGCCAATGCCAAGAGGGTGAACAATATCCACAAATCGTCTTGTCCTTTCAACGTTTTCCCTGAGGCTGAATCTGGAGTTATCATGCATAATAGAGGTGCACCCCAGCCTTACAGCCTTCATGCAATGGTCAAAATCATATCCGTGGTCCACGTGAACAGATATAGGCGCTGTGGATTTTCTGGCATATTCCAGCATAAGGGGAACCGCTATTTCAATAGGCACCACATCCTCCTCTGTCTGAGCATGGTTGATGGTAACCGGCATGTTTGTATCTTCTGCCGCCTGTATAACCGCCCTCAGGGATATCTGGTTTGGTGTGTTGATGGATGCAATTGCGAAATTCTTTTTTTCTGCCTCCTGCAGCATTTCCTGTAAGCTTACTAACATAGTATTATCTCCTTTTCTTATTAAAATCTTTCTTTTCTTTTTCTGAAAATATCTATATAGACCGCAACAAGAATAACGGTTCCCTTAACCACATACTGCCAAAATGAATTAACGCCCAGAAGGTTAAGTCCATTGTTCAGCATTCCAATCAGAAGCGCGCCAAGGACCATTCCCCCGACTTTTCCGGCGCCTCCTGTCATACTGGTTCCACCCAGCACGGCTGCCGCAACCGCATCCGCCTCGTATCCCACGCCTGTGGCCGGCTGGCCTGATGCCATTCTAGAGGCAAGCACAATGCCGGCCCAGGATGCGGCCAGGCCGCTGAGCGTATATACAAAGATAATGACCTTGCGCACATTGATTCCAGAATAAACCGCCGCCTGCCGGTTGCCGCCCACCGCATAGATATGGCTTCCCATCTTTGACTTGTTCATTAGGAAATACATGAATACCAGAATGACAGCCATATAGATGACAGGCAGAGGAATGGGGCCCAGATATCCCAGGCCAATTGCCTCAAAGGTATCGTTTGAGACACGGATTGGATTTCCGTCGGCATACAGATATGCAACCCCGCGCCCTATATTCATAGTAGCAATGGTTACCACAAAGGGAGGCATGTCCGTGAAGGCAATAATCAGACCGTTTAACAGACCGATTGCCGTTCCCGCCAAACAACCTAAAAGGATGGCAGCTCCCACCGGCATACCATTGTTTGTAATCAGGCTGGCTGAGATAACCCCTGAAACAGCCAACACAGAGCCCACGGAAAGATCGATTCCCCCCAGTATGATAGCCAACATGATTCCCACCGACAGGTAAAAATTGGTGGATATCTGGCGCAGTACATTAGTCCAGTTGCTGACCTTCATAAAGTTTTCCGATGCAAATGTAAGCAGTATTCCCAGCAAAAGACATCCCATAATGATTCCTATATTTTCCCGGCAGTACCGGTAGATTGAACCTATAACCGGAATAGATGCTGCCTCCCTCTTTTGTTTTTCCTGTCCGCTCATAGTGTGCCTCCTCCTGTAGCCAGTCTCATAATGGATTCCTGCGAGAATCCCATCTCACTCTTCTTTAGTTCGCCTGCTATGCTTCCCTGATTCATTACCACCATCCGGTCGCACATGTTGATGAGTTCTGCCATTTCAGAAGATATGATGACAATGGCGATTCCCTGCTCTGCCAAACGGTCAATGATTTTATATATCTCCGCTTTGGCTCCCACGTCCACCCCTCTGGTGGGTTCGTCCAGAATCAGTATCTTAGGCCTTGCCGCCAACCATTTTCCGATAACCACCTTTTGCTGATTTCCACCGGACAGGTTTCCAACCTTCTGCAGCCTGCTTGGTGTTTTGATATTCATGCTGTCTATGTATGTATTTTCAATCTCCAGTTGCCTCTTTTTGTTTACAAATATTCCCTTTACAAATTGGTCCAGAACCGGCAATGTAAGGTTGAATGCAACCGTGTTAATCAGAACTAGCCCCTCTTTTTTCCTGTTTTCAGGCACCAGCACCATCCCCATTTCCTGGGCTTTTTTGGGTGATAACCTTCCTGCGTTTTTTTCTTCAATCAGAACCGTACCGCTGTCCATGGGCTCAATTCCCAGAACTGCCTTAAACAGTTCAGAACGTCCGGCTCCCACCAGGCCGGCAAATCCCACAATCTCGCCTGCCCTGACAGAAAAATCAATGTTTTTCAGGACTCCGCTGCGGTTTATATCTTTTAATTCAAGCATGACATCCCCTATTTCATGCTCTGTCCGCGTGTAATAGCTAGTCAGCTCCCGCCCTACCATCATATGGACCAGTTGGTCCATATCAGCTTCTGATGTCTGTATTGTGCCGATATAGGATCCGTCGCGAATCACTGTTATCCTGTCTGTAATTTCAAACAGTTCCTTCATTTTATGAGAAATGTAAATAATCCCTACACCCTCACGTTTCAGCTTCCGCATGATCGCAAACATGCGTTCCACCTCAGAATCCGTCAGCGAGGAAGACGGTTCGTCCATCACCAAGATTCTGGCGTTAAGGGACAATGCTTTGGCTATCTCCACCATCTGCTGCTGGGCCACGCTCAGGCTGCGCACGGGTACGGACGGAGAAATTTCCAGCCCTACCCGCTTTAAAATTTCAACGCTTTCACGCTCCATCCTCTTCTTATCCACCAGACCTGCCGGACTTTTTATTTCCCTGCCCAAAAACACATTTTCCGCAATGGACATGTGAGGAACCAGTACCAGCTCCTGATGGATAACCGCTATACCTGCCTCCTGGGCATCTTTTACCCCGTTAATCTGGGTCTTTTGGCCATTTATAATGATTTCACCCCTGTCCGGGATATAGATACCGCCCAGCACATTAATCAGAGTGGATTTACCAGCGCCATTTTCTCCCAGCATTCCATGGATTTCACCCGATTCCAGCTCAAAATCAATGTTATCCAAAGCAAGTACGCCAGGGAACGTCTTTCGGATATTCTTCATTTTCAGTAACACCTGATTCATCAAGGGTTCCTCCTTTTCCACGTATGGAAGTTTGAAAGGATGCTCCAAACAAACCGGGCTGCCCAATCCTGTGTTTCACAGATTGGACAGCCCAGTTTGACTCCGTATTCACTTGCTAATTACTGCCAGCCATCCAGTCCATATTCTGTCACATTATTCTTGTCAATCAAAAACGTAGGAACAAGTATATTCTTTTCCACACTTTCTCCACTCAGAATCTTATAGGCCGCTGCCACTGACTCTTTACCGATATTAATGGGAGACTGGGCTGCTGTGGCTTCCATGGTTCCCTCAGAAATTGCCTGTTTACCCATGGGCTGGCCATCTACGCCGTATACAAGAACATCCGTCTTTTTCTGAGATTCTAAAGCCTGGACACACCCGATTGCTGACGGGTCATTGATTGCATAAAACGCGCCTAAGTCCGGATTTCCCTGAAGCACATCCTCCGCGATTCCCAGGGATGTGGCGGTATCGCCCTTGCCGTCTATCTCTGAAACAATCTTAAAGTATCCGTCAGCCTTATCCTTGAAACCGTTCTGGCGCTTGATGCATGCCTCTGCGCTAGGTGATGTAAGGATACAGACTTTAGAACCCTCAGGAAGCTTCTTCATCATATCTTCCGCAACCAGTTCTCCCGCATAATAGTTATCTGAAACGATTATGGTATTGACAAGGTCCACATCATATACATCCGTGTCAAAATTTACAACCGGAACGCCTGCCTTGCCGCACTGTTCAAGGGAAGATTTGATGCTGGCCGAATCAATGGGGCACAGGAAAAGAAGGTCAATTCCCTGGGTCAACAAATCTTCCACCATGGAAATCTGTTTTTGGGCGTCATTCTGAGCGTCTATGACAATCAATTCATCCCCGTTCTCATCGACCACCTCTTCTATGGCTTCCTGAATCGCATGGAAAAACGGATTGTTCATCGTTGTTGCCGCAAAGCCAAACTTATAATGCTCCTTACCTCCATTTTCCTTCACTTCCGCAATGGACTCTTTTGCAGTTTCCTTCGCCTCTGCCTTTGTTTCTGCTTTTGTCTCTGCCTGAGTCTGAGCCGCCGTGGTTGTCTCCCCTGTTTTTCCTCCGGAACATCCTGCCAGAGAAGCCCCCGCAATCGTCAATGTAAGTAATGCCGCCAATACCTTTCTTTTCATCTGCCATCCTCCTAAAAATTCCTCGGTTTAAAAAGTTACTCCTTCTCCTGTTGTATCGCATCTCTGGTGATTTTAAACCGTTCCTCTGCTTTTCCCTCCATCCGTTTTGCAACCAGCATATACAGGCAGTCCAGCATGACCATCTGCGTAACAGACGCGCAGGATGGTTCTGATCCAAAATCAGCCTCATCATTATTCACAGTCCTGAGAAGAATATCCGCTTCTTTCTCCAGCGGAGTATTCTGGTAACTGGTAACCCCGATGATACTGCTTCCTCTGGCAGCAGCCCTTCTGATACTTACCAATATAGATCTGCTTCGCCCAAACGTACTGATTCCCACCGCCACATCCTCAGGTCCCATAAGGGAAGAGGCAATAGCCTGTTCATGGGGATCTGTATACAGAGTCCCTTCTATCCCCAAACGATGCAATCTCAGCCGGATACTGTTGGCAGTCACCTTTGACCGTCCTTGTGCAAAAATGCAAAGCCGCCTTGCCCTCGCAATCAGGTCAGCCGCTCTTTCAAGGGCATCGTAATCAATTACTGTCAACGTATCCTGGAGAGCCTGGATATTAGATTCAAATATCTTTCTGCAGATGCCCGGCGCGTTGTCCTCCTCCGTGACCTCCGCGTATCCCTTCAGGCTGCCCTTCCTTCGTTCCGCCTTACTCTTGGTAACTTCAAGCTGGAACGCTCTGTAATTTTCATATCCCATTGCCTTGACAAACCGCGACACAGTTGCTTCACTCACTTCACTCTCTACCGCCAGGTCACGAATCGGCATACCTTCCATATCATAGAAATTATTTAGGATATAATTAGCCACAGCCTTCTGGGCTGGATTAAAATCTTGCATTTTAGATCTGATATCCAGTACAATCGTTGGTGTTACCTGTTCGAAATTCATATTCATGCCCATTAAATCACCCCTCACATAGTTTATAAAGTCATTCTATTTCCTTTCCCCTTTTATTGCAATGAGTTTGTTTAGGTTTGTGAAAGATTGATTTGAAATTATCTTGCATGTATTTATCTTTCTTGCAAGTAACTTTCATGCAATAAAATTACCACTCATTTACCAAATTGTCAATAGTAAAATTCAACTTTATACAAAAAATGATGGATGAAATTGCCAATCAGCCATTTCATCCATCACTTTTTATATCCAATGTCACTATATCCAATTCTCAAATCACCTGAACATCTGCAGATAATACCAGGGAGGAAACAGCCTCCCCACCTGGTCCAGTCCCGGAAAGAACCTCCCTGCATCCACAAAAACAGGACAGAACACAAGGCTTCCGATAACCAGGAAGGGTATGATGCAGCAGAGAACCTGGGGCCTGCGGCACACCAGGCGCAGAATCCAGGCCGATGCTATGACAACACAGCAGTAACCGGCCATGGCCGCAGCCTCTCTTGGAAAGGATGTCATCACGCCGCCCGCCCACAAGGCCAGAAGCCCTGATATGCTGACCATGACGGCAGGAGCCGCCATGGAAGCCACGCGGCAGGGTATCCTGTATCCGTATGAAAGGGGAAGAAATAATCCCCTCTCCTCATCGCCGCACATGACCACAGCTCCATATAGCCCGGTAATGAACACGTAAACAGCCACCAGGCCCCTCACCGGAAAGACATCTGTCCGGCTGCTGGCAACATCTATTTCCTCTCCATCCCTGCCCTGAAACTGGTATTCAAACCGGAAGGTGGAACCACTCTCCAGCCATTTTGTGTAAAGCTCCTTTGCCTGTACGGCTGCTTCCTCTCTGGCTTCGCCGCCTGGTGCTCCCAGAGGGTCAAACAGTTCATTTTCAGCCACATAATCCGCCAGCAATTTCCCATCGTATATCTTCATAAGGGCTGCAAACACGGTCTCCGTGGAGAGAGACGAAGCCACGGTGGACGGCGCCGAATATACGCCGATAGAACGCTTATAGGATTTGGTATCCAGTTTCTCCTCCAGTCCGGCATATATCACATAACCGCATTCCGCCCGCCGGGACGCCACTTCTGCCTTTACCTCTTCCTCGTCACGGCACAGATAGAAACGGAACATTCCCGCATCCTCTCCTCTCGGCCGGTTCACAAGGCTGTCCGCCAGGGCATCACCCAGGGAGTTCTCCCCGCTCTCTTCCACACTGATGGCTATACTTATGTCCTGGCTTCCCTTTTTCTGGGCCTGGCCGGCTGCCAGCACCCCGGCAGGAAGGAGCAGGAGGATGAAAAGAAAGGACCATTTTCTCATATATCGCTTGCATGACAGAAAAAACCACATAGCGACCCGTTTCATTCCCTGACCACCTCCGCTCCCACGCTGAGCAGAAACCCGGCCATGGCCAGGACTGCCAGCTTTATAAATACTGCCAGGCTAAAAGAAGATGTGACCACCAGCTTCATCCCCTCCATCAGCACATAGGTGGGCAGAAACGGCGCTGCAGCCCGGAAGGTGGTGGGCAGGAATACCAGGGGAAGAAATCCCCCGGACAAAAAGTGCATGGCAGTCACCGCCAGAAACAGCAGCATGACACCGCCCATCAGGCTTCCGGCCGCCTGGTAGAGGAACACCACCAGGGACGCGGCCCCCAGGCAGACCATCACCAGGGCTGCCAGCCCGGGCAGGCTGAATTCTATCAGCCCCGCAAAAGACGCTCCCAGAGCCGTACACAGGGCCACCGACAGAAACAGCATCCCCACCCCTAAAATCCTGGCTGCAACCAGAGTCCCCTTCCCCACTCCTATAAGGGCCAGCTGGCCCTTCATGGACGCAGAGCCGGAGGCAAGATAGGCTGATACGGGAATGGCACAGAGAAGCAGAAACAGTACAGCTGTGCTGATGCCGTAAAAGTGAATCGTATCCACGTCCCCTGTGGCACTGACTCTTACATTCTTAAAGTAATCCATGCGCGGCAGGCTGTAACCCATATAAATCCGGTTCAGGTCCGCCTCCAGGCTGCTCACCGAATCCGCCATGCCGTAAAGGTACAGCAGTTCGTCCCCCGCGTAGATTCCCGCCTGGCTGGCTCCCAGAGTAGATGCGCCTGCATCAGTCAGTTCTTTGAAAATGCGGCTTTCCAGACCCGCTCCTTTTGGCAGCAG
Coding sequences within:
- a CDS encoding class II fructose-bisphosphate aldolase; this translates as MLVSLQEMLQEAEKKNFAIASINTPNQISLRAVIQAAEDTNMPVTINHAQTEEDVVPIEIAVPLMLEYARKSTAPISVHVDHGYDFDHCMKAVRLGCTSIMHDNSRFSLRENVERTRRFVDIVHPLGIGVEAELGAMPNNMPSEVHGQETSDLSDLSVYFTNPDEAEIFCRESGCDVLTVSFGTVHGMYAGEPNLDIELVKKIRAKAGNVALGMHGGSGTPFNQIQAAIDAGIRKINYFTAIDTAPAPYLAKTISEATNPVNFCHLANQAMEIIYEKTVEILTVFKNEKKF
- a CDS encoding ABC transporter permease; amino-acid sequence: MSGQEKQKREAASIPVIGSIYRYCRENIGIIMGCLLLGILLTFASENFMKVSNWTNVLRQISTNFYLSVGIMLAIILGGIDLSVGSVLAVSGVISASLITNNGMPVGAAILLGCLAGTAIGLLNGLIIAFTDMPPFVVTIATMNIGRGVAYLYADGNPIRVSNDTFEAIGLGYLGPIPLPVIYMAVILVFMYFLMNKSKMGSHIYAVGGNRQAAVYSGINVRKVIIFVYTLSGLAASWAGIVLASRMASGQPATGVGYEADAVAAAVLGGTSMTGGAGKVGGMVLGALLIGMLNNGLNLLGVNSFWQYVVKGTVILVAVYIDIFRKRKERF
- a CDS encoding sugar ABC transporter ATP-binding protein, which translates into the protein MNQVLLKMKNIRKTFPGVLALDNIDFELESGEIHGMLGENGAGKSTLINVLGGIYIPDRGEIIINGQKTQINGVKDAQEAGIAVIHQELVLVPHMSIAENVFLGREIKSPAGLVDKKRMERESVEILKRVGLEISPSVPVRSLSVAQQQMVEIAKALSLNARILVMDEPSSSLTDSEVERMFAIMRKLKREGVGIIYISHKMKELFEITDRITVIRDGSYIGTIQTSEADMDQLVHMMVGRELTSYYTRTEHEIGDVMLELKDINRSGVLKNIDFSVRAGEIVGFAGLVGAGRSELFKAVLGIEPMDSGTVLIEEKNAGRLSPKKAQEMGMVLVPENRKKEGLVLINTVAFNLTLPVLDQFVKGIFVNKKRQLEIENTYIDSMNIKTPSRLQKVGNLSGGNQQKVVIGKWLAARPKILILDEPTRGVDVGAKAEIYKIIDRLAEQGIAIVIISSEMAELINMCDRMVVMNQGSIAGELKKSEMGFSQESIMRLATGGGTL
- a CDS encoding sugar ABC transporter substrate-binding protein, producing MKRKVLAALLTLTIAGASLAGCSGGKTGETTTAAQTQAETKAETKAEAKETAKESIAEVKENGGKEHYKFGFAATTMNNPFFHAIQEAIEEVVDENGDELIVIDAQNDAQKQISMVEDLLTQGIDLLFLCPIDSASIKSSLEQCGKAGVPVVNFDTDVYDVDLVNTIIVSDNYYAGELVAEDMMKKLPEGSKVCILTSPSAEACIKRQNGFKDKADGYFKIVSEIDGKGDTATSLGIAEDVLQGNPDLGAFYAINDPSAIGCVQALESQKKTDVLVYGVDGQPMGKQAISEGTMEATAAQSPINIGKESVAAAYKILSGESVEKNILVPTFLIDKNNVTEYGLDGWQ
- a CDS encoding MurR/RpiR family transcriptional regulator; translation: MNMNFEQVTPTIVLDIRSKMQDFNPAQKAVANYILNNFYDMEGMPIRDLAVESEVSEATVSRFVKAMGYENYRAFQLEVTKSKAERRKGSLKGYAEVTEEDNAPGICRKIFESNIQALQDTLTVIDYDALERAADLIARARRLCIFAQGRSKVTANSIRLRLHRLGIEGTLYTDPHEQAIASSLMGPEDVAVGISTFGRSRSILVSIRRAAARGSSIIGVTSYQNTPLEKEADILLRTVNNDEADFGSEPSCASVTQMVMLDCLYMLVAKRMEGKAEERFKITRDAIQQEKE
- a CDS encoding ABC transporter permease, translated to MSARLVYLRLELKRACKKLPHIFAGAIVLLLLAGTIALLSARMLYGETSAGRITVGVVLPEGDAVAKKALAMVSSLESVKSICDFEYMNKEECLDKLKAGKLYAVMEVPEGFVQDIMNGTNTPVKILLPKGAGLESRIFKELTDAGASTLGASQAGIYAGDELLYLYGMADSVSSLEADLNRIYMGYSLPRMDYFKNVRVSATGDVDTIHFYGISTAVLFLLLCAIPVSAYLASGSASMKGQLALIGVGKGTLVAARILGVGMLFLSVALCTALGASFAGLIEFSLPGLAALVMVCLGAASLVVFLYQAAGSLMGGVMLLFLAVTAMHFLSGGFLPLVFLPTTFRAAAPFLPTYVLMEGMKLVVTSSFSLAVFIKLAVLAMAGFLLSVGAEVVRE